The Paenibacillus sp. BIC5C1 DNA segment AGCAGCCGCCAAACAGGTAACTGATGTGCAAAAGATTGTGAAAGACACGATTGGAATTGAACCTCAATTCTTTCGCCCTCCGTTTGGTTCTGGAAATGATGCACTAAAGGCCACAGTCAAGAAAAATGGCATGTTATACATGACATGGTCCAATGGTTCACTGGATTGGGATAAGAGCACCAAAAACAAACCGGAGAAGGTCATCCGGAATGTGCTGGATCAATTAAATCCCGGCAGTAATATTTTGATGCATGAGTTGCCATGGACAGTTGAAGCGTTGGATGAGTTGTTAACCAAACTTGAACAGAAAGGCTATACATTTGTCGACCCTCGCTCCATTGAACTGAAGGCCCGCTAAACTTCGACTATTTGCCCAGCATTCAGGTTGAAATCAAAATTGATGAGTTGGAACTGACACGAAGGAGCTAATAAAGTTATAACAAACAGCCTTGATCCTATGCGGATCAAGGCTGTTTGTTTGAGAGCATTCGCAAAGTAATGATATGCATCTCTGCGGGACAACAAAGTCTGAGCGGCAAATGATTTGTTCCGTATCCTTTGCTAACCAATATTTTTCCTTGTTGCTCGGTATCATTATTATCCTTTTTCAAAGAAAACCATCCGCTAGACACGGAGCGGTACGTTTTGTTAAGAAAGACAGGGCCTAAGCCAGGAATTACTAATTGTCCGCCGTGTGTGTGACCACTCAATATCAGATCAACAGGTGCATTCAAGTGAAGAGCTTCTAATGGATCATGGACAATAGCAATCTTGCAATCTTTGCTTTCCAATTCTGCAAGCAGCGAATCGCCTTGCCGTGAACGATAATCAATTCCAACCAGGCATAACATGCTATTCCCTTTACGAAGGTAAGTGGTAGAATCCTGTAAGAGTTGAACGCCCGTATCTCGAAATATACGTTCGAGATGCACAGTTCCTGCTCTTTTGTCATGGTTCCCATACACTGTGAAGGTAGGGGCAATATAAGCTAACAAGTTCATATTATGTCTGACGATAGACCATGAAATCCCTTTTTCTGCCACATCTCCCCCAATGATAACCCAGTCCACCTGATTGCGAAGATGTTCCAAATCATTCTTTTTCAACATACGTTTATGAATATCAGATAAATACAGGATTTTGCTGCCATCAAAAGAAGAGGGCAAATTGGGCACTTCAACCTCATCTGAAACAATATGATGAAGATGCGCCTCACGCCACATATGAACCAGTAACATAATCCCAGCCAAAATAACGGCAACGATCCACGCCAGCACTACCATGGCCATGGAAGGAAAGTATCCAATGAAGGCGCTCCTTTTATCCCCCACCATACCAGACTGATTGTGAGCAATACAAATATAAATATGAGCGAGTTAACAAATCGTTTACTGAGACGTAAACGACGAGAAGGATGAAGTTCAGTCCTTGTAGGAAGTGTACCCGCTTCGGAAACGACTTCTTCTGATGGTTTTTGTGCTTTGTTGGCACGTGCTGGCGCCCGCCGGGGAAGTACCGGACTTTCCAGCGATGATGTATAAGACTTACGTTGTGATCTTGGTATGGAGACCGAGGTAATTGGTGTGAGTCCTCCCACCTCTGAGGCAGCAGCTGGTTCAACAACCAGATTTACTGGAGAAGCTTCAGGACGCTCAGATGTCTCTGTTTTATCCGAGTGACGATGGCGCTGACTGCCGTAAGTCTTCATTCTACTTAATTGCTGATTCATGATCCCCTCCGAAAACGTATCGCTAATCCAGACACCAAATCAATGATAAAATGACATAATATAGGCGCCCATAATGTGCCGGATTGCATATAAATCCAACCCAATCCATAACTCGAAACAAATACCCAGCCAGTCGGAATCCAGTGCCGCAAATAGCGTATATGGATAACTGCAAATAAAATACTTGTCCAGTAAGGACCTAACACATGCTGTATGGCTCCACGAAATAACAATTCTTCACAAACAGCAACGATGGCTGCTATGCATACAATGTGCCAGATTGGACGATTTCGAAACAGCATTTCGTTAATTCCCCCATCGTCCATGCTTTCTTGAGGAATAACATAAGAAAGAACCAAGTCCATAACAAGCATAATGCCAGCAAGACCAAGCCCCCACCATATAAACTGGTAACTGTCTGGCCACGCAAGCACATCAAAGAGATTTCTCTTCTGCAATAAAATCCATACAACCCCAATGATCAAAGTTAACCCTTGTGTAAAGTATAGATTGATCAGAAGCAAACGCTCGGTTAGTTGCTGTGGTTCAGCCTTCTGAATCTTGAACTTGGGAAACTTTAATTTTTTCATCGCCTGTGTCTGTCCTCTTGACTTATATTTGATGGATAACAAATTCGTTGTCCAATCGGATAGTATACTAAATGATAGCCAAAAAACCAAATAGGTTCAAGGCCTGCCCCAAGTCCCGGTTTTTCAGTAGAGCCTTATCCAATGAATTCGTTTCATTAATGTGTTAAAATCCGATTCATAAAACAGCTTGTAATCGAGCTATTTTAATCAACCAAGGAAGTCAATTTTTATCATCTGTACGCTTTCTCCTCCACTTAAGAAAATCACATTAGCAAATCGAATTAAAACATTTAAGCCTATTGACATGCTCATGTCAGCCATGATACATTATGAAAAAATTAGTCACGTTAAACACGATGATGGAAAAAAGACGTTGCTTTGTCTTACAGAGAGCCGATGGATGGTGTAAATCGGTGGCAGGCAGATGATCTTGAGCGCTCCTGAGTTATTGCATTGAAACTGGAGTAGGTGCAATCGGTTTAGACCCGTTATCCTCTTCGGTCTTTATTGACCGCTAAGACTGTCGTTGCGAAACGGCGGTGAATTAGGGTGGTACCACGACAACTCTCGTCCCTTATTGCGCAAGCAGTATGTGGATTGAGAGTTTTTTGATTTATTTTAGAGTACAGACGTGGGAATCGCCCTATTTGCTACACCCTCCTCCTCTACTGCGACACCGCGTTGTTGGAAGGAAGAGTTTCACTGGTTTTAAGGAATGCCTCTTTCGTGAGGTGAAACCTTGACGATATAGATACACATACCTAAGGAGGAAGAAACCATGTACAAAGTGTTAGTGTCGGACCCCATTAGTGATCTGGGAATCCAGCAACTGGTGGATGCAAATGATGTTGTAGTTGAGAAGAAAACAGGTCTTAGCGAAGATGAGCTTGTTGCAATTATCGGCGATTATGACGCCCTTCTAGTTCGAAGTCAAACTCGTGTAACAGATCGAATTATGACGGCAGGTACAAACCTTAAAGTCATCGGACGTGCTGGCGTAGGTGTAGATAACATTGATTTGGAAGCTGCTACCCAACGCGGTATCATTGTTATTAACGCCCCTGACGGTAATACGATTACGACATGTGAGCATACATTTGCCATGATGATGGCACTGGCACGACATATTCCTCAGGCATATGCCAAAACCATTCAAGGTACTTGGGATCGTAAAACCTTCCTGGGTGTGGAGTTAAGAAATAAAACGCTGGGTGTGCTCGGTATGGGACGAATCGGTAGCGAAGTAGCTAAGCGTGCAAAAGCATTCGGAATGGATATTCTGGCTTACGATCCGTTCCTCACTCAAGATCGCGCGGAGAAACTTCAAGTTAAGCTGGCTAGTGTGGATGACATCATTCGCAATGCCGATTTCATGACTGTTCACACACCATTAACACCTGAGACACGCCATATGATTTCCCGCCCACAATTCGAAGTAATGAAAAAAGGTATGCGTATTATCAACTGTGCCCGTGGTGGAGTCGTTGACGAAATGGCACTTGTAGAAGCGATTGATGAAGGTATCGTTGCTGGTGCAGCATTCGACGTATTCGAGAGCGAACCACCGGCTGCTGATCACCCGTTCCTGAATCACCCTAGCATTATTGTGACGCCTCATCTTGGTGCATCCACAGTAGAAGCACAAGAAAATGTAGCAATCGACGTATCCGAGCAAGTCCTGCATATTCTGCGCAATGAACCGTTCAAAAACGCTGTTAACATGCCTGCTGTAGCTCCAACTGTAATGAACAAACTGCAGCCGTACTTTAAACTGGGTGAAACATTGGGCAGCTTTGCAGCTCAGATCACTCAAAATGCAGTTCAGGAAATCCGGATCGACTACGCTGGAGATCTGTCGGAAGTGGATACTTCTCCTTTAACTCGTTACATTGTAAAAGGTATTCTCGCAAGGCATTTAGGCGGAGAAGCCAATATTGTCAACTCCATGCATTTGGCTAAAGTGCGGGATCTCAACGTAGTGGTTAGCCAAACTTCGGCGACGAAAGGATTTACAAATCTGATTACCGTCACACTTGTAACGAATCAGGATGCCGAGGAGCGTCGTGTTGCGGGCACACTGCTTGCAGGTTATGGAGAGCGTATCGTGCGTCTGGACAAATTCCCAGTGGATATTGCTCCGGAAAGTCACCAAGTTCTGATTTCGCATAATGATAAACCGGGGATTATCGGACGTGTTGGAACTTTGCTTGGAGAGAATGAAGTTAACATCGCCTCCATGCAGGTCGGACGTAAAATCATTGGTGGGGCAGCGATCATGATTCTAACTGTAGATAAGGAAGTTCCAAAAGATGTACTTGTGCAACTTGCAGCTCTTCAGGAAATAAATACAGCCGTTGAAATAGTTCTGAATTAATTATTGTCGGACTATTCACTTATTACTTATAAGACAAAAAGAGGCGAACCTTTATCAGGTTCGTCTCTTTTTATAAACTCAAAATTCCTTTTTAAGAGTGTAATTCATGCATTAGGCTAATTGAATAATGTTTATTGTCGCTCCTGGAGGGGAGAGAACAGCTGTAGCAGCTAGCCCAAATAATTGGAACTGGATTGTTGATCCAGCAGTTACCGTCACAATAAAGTCAGACTGCAACTGACTGAGGGAAAGTAATGGCGAAACTACACTCGCCGGAATTGCTGTTCCGTTTAGTAAAATACGGGATTGAATAGCAAGTGCGGCTGTTAGATTTATTTTATAAGAGATATAGTAACGCCCTGCATTGGCAAGAGTGAAAGTATCATTCGCTCCATTGATGGTTATGCCAGTGCCGATATTTTGGTTATTCGGCAATGGAATCAGTGTTCCACCCAAAAGTACAAGAATGGTACCACTTGTGTTCTCACTATATGCCGAGTTAGATGTTACAGAGGTTCCTGTGGCTCCTGTTGCACCAGTTCCCCCGGTGGCTCCTGTCGCGCCTGTGGCTCCTGTGACGCTCACTCCGGTAGCACCTGTTGCTCCTGTTACTCCAGTAGCTCCTGTGGCTCCACTAAATCCAGTCGATCCTGTGCTTCCAGTTACACTAGCTCCTGTTGCTCCTGTTGCCCCTGTAGTACCAGTTCCTCCGCTTGCTCCTGTCGCGCCTGTTCCTCCAGTTACACTGGCCCCTGTAGCTCCTGTAACCCCAGTTGTTCCACTAACTCCTGTAGTCCCTGTAATTCCAGTCACACCCGTGGCTCCAGTGATTCCAATCGCAACGCCCGTTGCACCCGTTAATCCCGTTACCCCGGTGGCTCCTGTCGATCCCGTAACACCGACTCCTGTCGATCCCGTTATTCCCGTTACTCCGGTGGCTCCTGTCGATCCCGTGACACTGACACCCGTGGCTCCCGTTATTCCTGTAACCCCGGTTATTCCGGTCTCTCCCGTCACTCCCGTTATTCCAGTAGCTCCTGTCGATCCCGTAACACCGATTCCTGTGGCTCCCGTTATTCCTGTAACCCCGGTTATTCCGGTCTGTCCTATCACTCCTGTTATTCCAGTAGCTCCTGTCGATCCCGTAACACCGATTCCTGTGGCTCCCGTTATTCCTGTAACCCCGGTTATTCCTGTCTGTCCTGTCACTCCTGTTATTCCAGTAGCTCCTGTCGATCCCGTAACACCGATTCCTGTGGCTCCCGTTATTCCCGTAACCCCGGTTACTCCTGTCTCTCCTGTCACTCCTGTTATTCCAGTAGCTCCTGTCGATCCCGTAACACCGATTCCTGTGGCTCCCGTTATTCCCGTAACCCCGGTTACTCCTGTCTCTCCCGTCACTCCTGAAATTCCAGTAGCTCCTGTCGATCCCGTAACACCGATTCCTGTGGCTCCCGTTATTCCTGTAACCCCGGTTACTCCTGTCTCTCCCGTTATTCCGGTTATTCCTGTTATTCCAGTAGCTCCTGTCGATCCCGTAACACCGATTCCTGTGGCTCCCGTTATTCCTGTAACCCCGGTTATTCCGGTCTCTCCCGTCACCCCTGTTATTCCGGTGGCTCCTGTCGGTCCCGTAACACCGATTCCTGTGGCTCCCGTTATTCCTGTAACCCCGGTGGTTCCGGTTATTCCCGTTGTTCCAGTGACTCCGGTTGCGCCCGATACACCGACGCCCGTTGCACCTGTTACACCCGTAGCTCCTGCGCCCGCTAATAATGTGTAATCCGGAGATGTTCCCGGGGTGCCTGTTGGCGATGCCACGTTTGCAATATACGTACTGCCATCAAACGTCACGACTTGACCCGCTGGATACGTTGGCGCTACTGCTGGGTCGAATGGGACGACGCCTGTCAGGCCCGCACCGGTGGCGCCCGTTGCACCGGGATCTCCGGTTGCGCCCGTTACACCAATGCCGGTTGCCCCTGTGGCACCCGTGGCTCCTGCACCCGCCAATAATGTGTAATCCGGCGATGTTCCCGGGGTTCCTGTTGGCGATGCCACGTTTGCAATATACGTACTGCCATCAAACGTAACCACTTGACCCGCTGGGTAGGTTGGAGCTACTGCCGGGTCGAATGGGACGACGCCTGTCAGGCCCGCACCGGTGGCTCCTGTTGCACCGGGATCTCCGGTGGCGCCCGTTACGCCTACTCCCGTTGCCCCTGTTACACCCGTAGCACCCGCACCCGCCAATAATGTGTAATCCGGCGATGTTCCCGGTGTGCCTGTTGGCGATGCCACGTTCGCGATATACGTACTGCCATCAAACGTAACCACTTGACCCGCTGGATACGTTGGTGCTACTGCCGGGTCGAATGGGACGACGCCTGTCAGGCCTGCACCAGTGGCTCCCGTTGCACCGGGATCTCCGGTGGCGCCCGTTACACCAATGCCGGTTGCCCCTGTGGCACCCGTGGCTCCTGCACCCGCCAATAATGTGTAATCCGGCGATGTTCCTGGGGTGCCTGTTGGCGATGCCACGTTCGCGATATACGTACTGCCATCAAACGTAACCACTTGACCCGCTGGATACGTTGGTGCTACTGCCGGGTCGAATGGGACGACGCCTGTCAGGCCTGCACCAGTGGCTCCCGTTGCACCGGGATCTCCGGTGGCGCCCGTTACACCAATGCCGGTTGCCCCTGTGGCACCCGTGGCTCCTGCACCCGCCAATAATGTGTAATCCGGCGATGTTCCTGGGGTGCCTGTTGGCGATGCCACGTTTGCAATATACGTACTGCCATCAAACGTAACCACTTGACCCGCTGGATACGTTGGTGCTACTGCCGGGTCGAATGGGACGACGCCTGTCAGGCCTGCACCAGTGGCGCCCGTTGCACCGGGATCTCCGGTGGCGCCCGTTACGCCTACTCCCGTTGCCCCTGTTACACCCGTAGCTCCCGCACCAGCTAATAATGTGTAATCCGGCGATGTTCCTGGGGTGCCTGTTGGCGATGCCACGTTTGCAATATACGTACTGCCATCAAACGTAACCACTTGACCCGCTGGATACGTTGGTGCTACTGCCGGGTCGAATGGGACGACGCCTGTCAGGCCCGCACCGGTGGCGCCCGTTACACCGATGCCCGTTGCCCCTGTTACACCCGTAGCACCCGCACCCGCCAATAATGTGTAATCCGGCGATGTTCCCGGGGTGCCTGTTGGCGATGCCACGTTTGCAATATACGTACTGCCATCAAACGTCACGACTTGACCCGCTGGATACGTTGGGGCTACTGCTGGATCAAACGGTACTACTCCATTCAAGCCTACGCCTGTTGCTCCGGTTGCACCTGTAACACCTGCACCTGCAAGCAAAGTGTAATCTGGGGATGTTCCCGGCGTCCCTGTTGGCGATGCAACATTGGTAATGTACGTACTGCCATCAAACGTCACGACTTGACCCGCTGGATACGTTGGCGCTACTGCTGGATCAAAAGGTACAATCCCGCTCAAACCTACTCCAGTCGCTCCCGTTACACCCGTAGGCCCTGTTGGCCCTGCGCCTGCAATCAACGTATAATCCGGGGATGTTCCCGGCGTTCCCGTTGGCGATGCCACATTTGTTATATACGTACTGCCATCGAAAGTTACAACTTGACCCGCAGGATACGTTGGTGCTACTGCTGGGTCAAACGGAACTGCTCCATTCAAGCCCACGCCTGTTGCTCCGGTTGAACCGGTGGCTCCTGCGCCTGCAAGCAATGTGTAGTCTGGTGATGTACCTGGGGTTCCAGTTGGTGGAGCTACATTAGTAATATAGGTACTACCGTCAAACGTCACTATTTGACCCGCTGGATAGGTTGGTGCTACCGCCGGATCAAACGGTAATATTCCACTTAAACCTATGCCTGTCGCTCCCGTTGCCCCTGAAGGTCCTGCACCTGCCAAGAGTGTATAGTCCGGTGAAGTACCGGGAGTTCCTGTTGGCGATGCCACATTTGTAATATAAGTGCTGCCCTCAAATGTTACGACCTGACCCGCCGGATAAGTTGGTGCAACTGCGGGATCAAACGGAACAGAACCACCGAGTCCCACACCCGTTGCCCCAGTAGCTCCAGTAGCTCCGGCCGCTGCTAGCAAAGTATAATCTGTTGAACTGCCTGGTGTTCCCGTTGGCGATGCCACATTAGTAATGTAGGTACTACCGCCAAAGGTTACAATTTGTCCTGCCGGATAACCTTGTGAGAGCGCCGGATCAAACGGAACAGAGCCTGATAAACCTGCCCCTGTTGCTCCAGTTGTTCCGCCTGACAAAAACAACGTGTAGTCTGGAGAACTTCCCGGCACACCCGTGGGGCTATTGACATCTACAACATAAAGACTGCCATTATACGAAACAACTTGACCTAGCACATAGCTAGGTGCCTGAGCGGGATCAAACACGGAAATATCATATAGTCCAGCTCCTGGCAACCCCTGCGGTCCTGGTACGCCTTGAGGACCTACAGGTCCTACAGGTCCTACGGGTCCAGCTGCTCCTCCTGGCCCGGCTGGACCTGGCACTCCAGGTACACCCGGAACTCCTGGAAATCCAGGGGGACCTGGAGGACCAGGGGCTCCCGATGTACCAAATGAACTGGTAGCACGACTCAATGATACGGATATGGATCGAATCAGCCCGACCAGTTTGTCTTTTTCCGTAGGAGGAACTTCCAAAAGTAACGTCACACTTAATAAATCATCGAGTAAATTTTGCAAGTTGCCTGCTAGATTAATAACAGCTACAGGCAGAACTTCAGAACCTGCAATGGTTAGTTCCAGAACGGATTGCAACTCCGCTTTCACTCCAGCTCGGAAACCAGAGGTATTAACAAAGTTGAGCAAGCTCCGTAAACTGTTTTGCAACGCAATTATATTAGTCGCAGTAGGCTGACTGACAGCTGAAGGAATAGTCACTGCCAACGCTTTTAAAATCGATTCAAACTGCTCCACTTCACTCGATGTTATTGGAATAAAGGGTGATCCTGCCCGAAACGATCTTCCTTCCAGAAAAGCTTTAATATTGACCCGTTTTCTTTCATCAGACATGCGTAATCCAATCCTCCTTTTACTTCCTTGTTTTTCAAGCTTATGTTACATAAGAAGCAAAATTATCTTGGACACATGTTTTGACTCAAAAAAAGTGAACATACTGTTCCACGTTGAACAAGATTAAACGGTACTGTTCAACAAAAAAAGCACCCTCATGTTGAGGGTGCTTTCGCAGTTTTTGTATGAAATCGGGCTATTTCGAGGAATCCACAGGAAATTGTAAAATAAACTCTGTACCTTCGCCAAGGACACTATTAACGATAATGGTACCGTGATGCGCATCTACGATGTTTTTTACAATTGCGAGCCCCAGTCCTGTACCGACACTTTCACCCCGAACACGAGCCTTATCTGCTTTGTAGAATCGTTCAAAGATGAATGGCAGATCAGAAGAAGGAATGCCTACACCTTCATCTTTTACAGTCACTTTGCCTACAGGTGTTCGGATATCAGTTAACAGTTCGGCCGATATGACAACATTTTTCCCTGTTGGAGTATGCCGAAACGCATTATCAAGCAAATTGGTAAATACCTGTTCAAGACGATCCTCGTCTGCCTGGTAAAGTTCAATCGAAGTCTGTCTGCACTCAAACGAAAGATGGATACCCTGTTCTTTGGAACGTACAGAGAACTTTCTGTATACTCGTTCCAATAGTTCAACTAGATCCACTTCCTTCACGGCCATATCCGTATGACCCGCTTCCATTCGCGCAAGATCAAGCAGATCTTTAACCAACCTGCCCATACGCAAAGACTCATCATGAATCACTTGAATTAATTCTTCACTTTCTTCTGGGGAAGCCGCCATCCCATCCAAAAGAGCTTCACTATACCCTTGCATCATGGATAGCGGAGTACGTATTTCGTGAGATACGTTAGCTACAAAATCACGGCGCATTTTCTCCAATCGTACTTCCTCCGTCACGTCACGAAGCACAGCTACTGCGCCTCGTACGACACTATCCGCGTACAATGGTGCCATCTGAACAGACCAGACTCCCTGCTGCACATGCACGTTAGAGTTCTGATCGCCGCCCTGCTCCATCACCTTTTTGAACAAAGGAACGAGTGGTTCCGGTACCTCTCGTGAAGAACCCACAGCATTCTCCGAATCTTGACTCTCGCCCATCTGTGCCCAGTCCAAATCACACCAAGCCTGCATGATTTTCTCACCAGGGGGGTTTGTCAAAATAACCTTCCCCTCGCCATCGAATGTTACTACGGCATCGGTCATGCTTCGAAGCACGCTCGCCAGATGTTCTTTCTCATGGTTAAGGTTGCGGATGTTATCTTCCAGCTGTGCAGCCATATGATTAAATGTATTACCCAATTCTCCAATCTCATCGCTCGTTACAAGGGAGAGACGCGTACCGTAGTTTCCTTTTCGAATCGCATTGGCTGCCTGAA contains these protein-coding regions:
- a CDS encoding metallophosphoesterase, which gives rise to MAMVVLAWIVAVILAGIMLLVHMWREAHLHHIVSDEVEVPNLPSSFDGSKILYLSDIHKRMLKKNDLEHLRNQVDWVIIGGDVAEKGISWSIVRHNMNLLAYIAPTFTVYGNHDKRAGTVHLERIFRDTGVQLLQDSTTYLRKGNSMLCLVGIDYRSRQGDSLLAELESKDCKIAIVHDPLEALHLNAPVDLILSGHTHGGQLVIPGLGPVFLNKTYRSVSSGWFSLKKDNNDTEQQGKILVSKGYGTNHLPLRLCCPAEMHIITLRMLSNKQP
- a CDS encoding CPBP family intramembrane glutamic endopeptidase gives rise to the protein MKKLKFPKFKIQKAEPQQLTERLLLINLYFTQGLTLIIGVVWILLQKRNLFDVLAWPDSYQFIWWGLGLAGIMLVMDLVLSYVIPQESMDDGGINEMLFRNRPIWHIVCIAAIVAVCEELLFRGAIQHVLGPYWTSILFAVIHIRYLRHWIPTGWVFVSSYGLGWIYMQSGTLWAPILCHFIIDLVSGLAIRFRRGS
- the serA gene encoding phosphoglycerate dehydrogenase encodes the protein MYKVLVSDPISDLGIQQLVDANDVVVEKKTGLSEDELVAIIGDYDALLVRSQTRVTDRIMTAGTNLKVIGRAGVGVDNIDLEAATQRGIIVINAPDGNTITTCEHTFAMMMALARHIPQAYAKTIQGTWDRKTFLGVELRNKTLGVLGMGRIGSEVAKRAKAFGMDILAYDPFLTQDRAEKLQVKLASVDDIIRNADFMTVHTPLTPETRHMISRPQFEVMKKGMRIINCARGGVVDEMALVEAIDEGIVAGAAFDVFESEPPAADHPFLNHPSIIVTPHLGASTVEAQENVAIDVSEQVLHILRNEPFKNAVNMPAVAPTVMNKLQPYFKLGETLGSFAAQITQNAVQEIRIDYAGDLSEVDTSPLTRYIVKGILARHLGGEANIVNSMHLAKVRDLNVVVSQTSATKGFTNLITVTLVTNQDAEERRVAGTLLAGYGERIVRLDKFPVDIAPESHQVLISHNDKPGIIGRVGTLLGENEVNIASMQVGRKIIGGAAIMILTVDKEVPKDVLVQLAALQEINTAVEIVLN
- a CDS encoding BclA C-terminal domain-containing protein, which translates into the protein MSDERKRVNIKAFLEGRSFRAGSPFIPITSSEVEQFESILKALAVTIPSAVSQPTATNIIALQNSLRSLLNFVNTSGFRAGVKAELQSVLELTIAGSEVLPVAVINLAGNLQNLLDDLLSVTLLLEVPPTEKDKLVGLIRSISVSLSRATSSFGTSGAPGPPGPPGFPGVPGVPGVPGPAGPGGAAGPVGPVGPVGPQGVPGPQGLPGAGLYDISVFDPAQAPSYVLGQVVSYNGSLYVVDVNSPTGVPGSSPDYTLFLSGGTTGATGAGLSGSVPFDPALSQGYPAGQIVTFGGSTYITNVASPTGTPGSSTDYTLLAAAGATGATGATGVGLGGSVPFDPAVAPTYPAGQVVTFEGSTYITNVASPTGTPGTSPDYTLLAGAGPSGATGATGIGLSGILPFDPAVAPTYPAGQIVTFDGSTYITNVAPPTGTPGTSPDYTLLAGAGATGSTGATGVGLNGAVPFDPAVAPTYPAGQVVTFDGSTYITNVASPTGTPGTSPDYTLIAGAGPTGPTGVTGATGVGLSGIVPFDPAVAPTYPAGQVVTFDGSTYITNVASPTGTPGTSPDYTLLAGAGVTGATGATGVGLNGVVPFDPAVAPTYPAGQVVTFDGSTYIANVASPTGTPGTSPDYTLLAGAGATGVTGATGIGVTGATGAGLTGVVPFDPAVAPTYPAGQVVTFDGSTYIANVASPTGTPGTSPDYTLLAGAGATGVTGATGVGVTGATGDPGATGATGAGLTGVVPFDPAVAPTYPAGQVVTFDGSTYIANVASPTGTPGTSPDYTLLAGAGATGATGATGIGVTGATGDPGATGATGAGLTGVVPFDPAVAPTYPAGQVVTFDGSTYIANVASPTGTPGTSPDYTLLAGAGATGATGATGIGVTGATGDPGATGATGAGLTGVVPFDPAVAPTYPAGQVVTFDGSTYIANVASPTGTPGTSPDYTLLAGAGATGVTGATGVGVTGATGDPGATGATGAGLTGVVPFDPAVAPTYPAGQVVTFDGSTYIANVASPTGTPGTSPDYTLLAGAGATGATGATGIGVTGATGDPGATGATGAGLTGVVPFDPAVAPTYPAGQVVTFDGSTYIANVASPTGTPGTSPDYTLLAGAGATGVTGATGVGVSGATGVTGTTGITGTTGVTGITGATGIGVTGPTGATGITGVTGETGITGVTGITGATGIGVTGSTGATGITGITGITGETGVTGVTGITGATGIGVTGSTGATGISGVTGETGVTGVTGITGATGIGVTGSTGATGITGVTGETGVTGVTGITGATGIGVTGSTGATGITGVTGQTGITGVTGITGATGIGVTGSTGATGITGVIGQTGITGVTGITGATGIGVTGSTGATGITGVTGETGITGVTGITGATGVSVTGSTGATGVTGITGSTGVGVTGSTGATGVTGLTGATGVAIGITGATGVTGITGTTGVSGTTGVTGATGASVTGGTGATGASGGTGTTGATGATGASVTGSTGSTGFSGATGATGVTGATGATGVSVTGATGATGATGGTGATGATGTSVTSNSAYSENTSGTILVLLGGTLIPLPNNQNIGTGITINGANDTFTLANAGRYYISYKINLTAALAIQSRILLNGTAIPASVVSPLLSLSQLQSDFIVTVTAGSTIQFQLFGLAATAVLSPPGATINIIQLA
- a CDS encoding cell wall metabolism sensor histidine kinase WalK, coding for MGCVLIALGLFLLPYIDTNFAESESRDIKRLFTYVCIIGFSLTTFFALFLFTKITQPMQQLIQAANAIRKGNYGTRLSLVTSDEIGELGNTFNHMAAQLEDNIRNLNHEKEHLASVLRSMTDAVVTFDGEGKVILTNPPGEKIMQAWCDLDWAQMGESQDSENAVGSSREVPEPLVPLFKKVMEQGGDQNSNVHVQQGVWSVQMAPLYADSVVRGAVAVLRDVTEEVRLEKMRRDFVANVSHEIRTPLSMMQGYSEALLDGMAASPEESEELIQVIHDESLRMGRLVKDLLDLARMEAGHTDMAVKEVDLVELLERVYRKFSVRSKEQGIHLSFECRQTSIELYQADEDRLEQVFTNLLDNAFRHTPTGKNVVISAELLTDIRTPVGKVTVKDEGVGIPSSDLPFIFERFYKADKARVRGESVGTGLGLAIVKNIVDAHHGTIIVNSVLGEGTEFILQFPVDSSK